In Pikeienuella piscinae, the sequence CTTTTCTAGAAACCGTTCGGCCAATAGCTCCGCGTCCCGAAGGAGCGGAAAGACATCCTCAAGAGCCGCAGGATCAACGTCAGGAGCGGCATAGGCCTGCCGCATGAGGCGCAGAATGTTCCGGCGGGCTTCCTCAGCGTCGGCTGGCGACCCCTGAGCCCAATACTGCGCGTACAATATCTCCAGCATAAACTCGTGGACCGTAAGCCGAGCGTAGGCTTGCCGGGTGGCGTCGTCGTCCATCTTTCCCTCACCTCATACTGAGGCATCAGGCTATCCGGATGGGGACCGTTTGCAATGTATATAAACGCCAAAAAAAAGGCCGAGCTTGCGCTCGGCCTAGTCCAACAGGGAGGTAGACGATGCAGAGGCGCAACAGTGTCGCGCAATCGCATCGTCTGAGTGGTAGATAGGCCCGATGCCTTCGCCCTTCAAGGAAAATTCGACCAAGGCTTGCGCAAGTCTGCCTTGCGTCAAATGCATAGCTTTAATCAACCGGAGGAAGAAAGCCCGCGCGCGCCTTCGCGCCATTATTGCGCCGCACGGAGCAGGGCGAGTTCGGCGAGAACGAAATCGCGGAACGCCAGGACGCGGCGCGAGCGACGCAATTCGTCAGCGTAGGCTATGTAAATGGTGAAGGTCGGGCTCACGAGGTCGCCGCCGACGCGCACCAGGTCGGTGTTGAGGGCGGACAGATAATCCGGCAGCGGCGCGATGCCGATCCCGGTTTCCGCCGCCTGCATCACGGCAAAGTAATTGTTAACGCTCAGGTCGCTCTTGTGCTCGATTTCGGTGGTCTGCGCCAACCAGTCGGTGACCGCCGGCGGCAGGGGCGATTTCTGGTCGGCGCGGTAGGAGATCAGCCGGTGATTGCGGAACTCCGCGGCCGACTGCGGCGCGCCAAAGCGTTCGATATAGCCGCGCGAGGCGTAGAACCGGATCGCCGCCTCGGTCAGCGGCCGGCGGATCAGTTCGGCCTGTTCCGGTTCGCGCAGCATGAGCGCGACATCCGCCTCGCGCATCGGCAGGTCGAGCACCTGCTCGGTCAGCACGAGATCGATGGAGATGTCGGGATAGGCGGTGAAGAAGCGGTCAAGCCGGGGCGCCAGCCAGAGCGAACCGAGCCCGTGCGTGGTCGAGACCCGCAATTCGCCGCCGTCGCCGTCCTTCGCGTCGCGGATTCGCGCCGCCGCGAGGTTGAGCCGCGCCGACATGTCGCGCGCCGCGCCGAAGAGCAGTTCGCCCTGTTCGGTCAGGATCAGCCCCCGCGCATGACGATGAAAGAGCGTCGCGCCGAGGCTCTCCTCCAGCCCCCTGATCTGACGGCTGACCGCGGACTGGCTGAGACGCAGCGCCTCGCCGGCATGCGTCAGGCTGCCGGCCTCGGCGACCGCGAAGAACACGCGGAGTTTATCCCAGTCGATCGGCATGCTGCTCCCTCTCCCTGGCTAGCGGCGCGGCGCCTTTCCCCCGCCGCGCTGCTAGGGTAGACCCTCTATACGCGCATGAGCCCGAGGAACAAAGCATGCCGAAGCGCCTCTTCGTCGTTCTTTCTGGTTTTCTGGCCTTTTTTGCGGCCGGGGCCGCTTTCGCCGACCTTCAGGGCGCCTATCGCGGCGTGGACGCGGCCGAGGGGATGCGGCTGGTTCTTTCAGGCTCTGGCGGCCGGCTTTCGGGCGAAGTGACGAAACCGGGCGGCGCGGGCGCCACATTCACCGCCGACCGCCTCGAATCCGGGGCGGAGGCGAAGGCCTCTTGGAACGGGCGCAACGCCTGGTTCATCTTCACCGAGGAGCCGCTGGGCGTCAGCATGGTCGTCATCCCGCTCGGCCCTAACGATGTCGGGATCGTGGCGGAGACCGAAGCGATGCTCTTCGTGCGCGAGGGGGTGGTGCAGCCGCCGCGTCCTGCGCGCTATGTGCCGCCGCCGGCCGGGCCGGGCGGGACGATCGATCCGCGCGCCTTTATCGAAAGCTATTCCTTCTGGCCGTCCACGAACGTCGCTTACGGTTATGGCATGGTGCGCGGGCGCTACCGCACGCTGATCCGCATGCATCCGGTGGTGATGACGGATATCCTCTGGAAGCTCTGCCGCGCCAACAACGCCTCATCGGCGCTCGCGGACGCGCTGCGCGGCCAGGAAGTGACCTGCAATGACGTTCTGCGGGCCTTCGGGCGGATGGTGCGGCCGGGCGCCTCGATCGAGCCCTTCAACCGGTTCCGCAAGGATGTCGAGGCGCAGAAGGCGGCGCTGGTCGAAGCGATCGTCTGCTCCGTCGACTACCGGCGCAACTCACCGACCTGCAAGCGCGCCGGCGCCCGCGTCGCGAAAGCGGCGGTCTCGCTGGAGACGGTGAAGAGCGTGCTGGCGCGGTACTGAACGGCTTCGCGCTTTTCAGGCGAAGCCGGCTCTGACCGCCAGCCGGTCGAGCGCCGCCACGACTTCATCCTCCCGCACATGGTGCGGCATATGGCCGATTCCGGGCAGAACAATGAGCGTGGCGTCCTGTGCGTCCGCCTGAAGCCGGCGCGAATGTATCTCCAGCCCGACAATCGTGTCGGCTTCGCCATGGACGATCTCGATGGGCATGGCGAGTTCGCCATAGCGCGGGCTGATCCGGGCGAGATTGTCGTTCAGCCGGTCGATATCCTGCGCGTTCCAGCGGAAGGTGTCGGCGCGCAGCGCGAGTTCGACGCCGACATATTCGACATAGCCCGGCGTCACCGGGTTCGGCGCGAAGACCTCCGCGACGAACTTCCCGGCCCGGTCGCCCCGCACATAGAGCCGCGCGATTCCGCCGACGATGGGGCTGAGCGGCCCTGCGCCGAGGCTGTAGAGCAACCCGCCATCGCCATCCCAGGGATAGGTGGCGCCGGCGATGATCGCCGCCCCGGCCACCTGGTCGGGCCTGTCGAGCGCCCATGCGGCCGCGAGCGCGCCGCCCCAGGAATGGCCGGCGATCAGCGCGCGTTCGGCCCCGAGCGCGGTCGCGGCGGCGGCAAAGAGCCGGGCCTGCGCCTCCGGGTCCGCGCCGTCGATCGCCAGCCTTCCGCTGTAGCCGTGCCCGGGCCGGTCGATCGCGATGACGCGAAACCGGTCTTTCAGCCGGTCCACCATGGAGAATGTCCAGTCGCGGAGATTGCCGCTGGCGCCGTGGATCAGGACGATGGGCGGGCCGGCGCCCTCATCGACATAGTGGAGCCGGACGCCGTTCACTTCGATGAAGTCGCCGATTGGCGGGTGCGCGGTCTCGCTCATTTCCGTTCCCCCCGCGCAGCCGACCAGCGGCAGCGCCGCCGCCGCCCCGATTCCGGTAATCATCTCGCGTCGCCGCATGCGCCGCCCCCCGCCCGAACTGCGTCATCCCGGCGAGAAGCTAGCCCGATGCGGGCGTTCCGGCCAGACTCGCCCGATTCAACCTCGATTTAACATCGCGTTCCAGACGCCTATATGGCAATGGTGACGCCAATCCTCCGACACCGTCTCCAGACCGGCCGGAGAATTGCCTTGCGAATATAGGTCAGTTTTGCTTACCTTGATAGCAGCCCGCGACGAGAGGAGACTCCGATGAAGCACGCTGAAGTCAGTCTTGGCGACCGCTACGACCTGGAATGCGAGCAGGTGCTTCTCAACGGCACGCAGGCGCTGGTGCGTCTGATGCTGACCCAGAAATGGCGTGACTCCCAGGCCGGTCACAACACCGCGGGCTATGTCTCCGGCTATCGCGGCTCGCCGCTCGGCGGCGTGGATGCGACCTTTCTCGGCGCGAAGAAGTGGACCGAGCCGGCTGATATTCTTTTCGAGCCGGCGCTGAATGAGGATTCCGGCGCGACCATGCTCTGGGGCGCGCAGCAGGCGGGGCTGCGCGGCGACGGCACGCATGACGGGGTATTCGGACTCTGGTACGGCAAAGGCCCGGGCGTCGATCGCTCCGGCGATGTCTTTCGGCACGCTTCGCTCGCGGGCACGGCGCCGCTTGGCGGGGTTCTCGCTGCGATGGGCGATGACCATACCGGGGAATCCTCGACCACGGTCCATCAATCGGATTTCGCCTTCGTCGACGCGCATATGCCGATTCTCGCGCCCGCCGGGGTGCAGGAGATCATCGATCTCGGCGTCCACGGTTACGCGCTCAGCCGCTTCGCGTCGCTCTGGGTCGGGGTCAAGTGTCTGAAGGACACCATCGAATCGACCGCGGTGATCGACGGGCGCCCGGACCGCGTGCAGGTGACGATCCCGACCGATTTCGAGATGCCGGAAGGCGGGCTGAGCATTCGCCTCGGCGACGACCGCATTCCGCAGGAGGTGCGGATGCAGCGCTACAAGCGCTGGGCCGCCCACGCCTACGCCCGCGCCAACGGCATCGACAAGCGCGTTCGCGGCAAGAAGGGCGCGAAGATCGGCGTCGTCTCGGCCGGCAAGAGCTGGCTCGACGTCGCGCACGCGCTCGACCTCCTCGGCATAGACGAGGAGACGGCGGAGCGGATCGGCGTCACCGTCTACAAGCCGGCGATGATCTATCCGCTCGAGCCCACGGCGCTGAAGGACTGGGCCGAAGGGCTGGAGCTGATCGTCGTGGTCGAGGAGAAGCGGAGCCTGATCGAAAGCCAGATCAAGGAGCTGCTCTACGATCTTCCGATGCGCCCGCGCGTGGTCGGCAAGCGCGACGAAGCGGACAACGTGCTCTTTCCGGTGGAGATGGGGCTTAACCCGGTCGATGTCGCGCTGAAGCTCGGCCGTATCCTTTTTGACGAGGGCGTCGCCAGCGAGATCAACACCCGTCGGATCGAGGCGCTCGAGGCGACGGCGAACTCCGCCAATGTCGAGGCGACGCCGGAGCGCACCCCGTGGTTCTGCGCCGGCTGTCCGCACAATTCGTCGACCAAGCTTCCCGACGGCTCGATCGGCTTCGCCGGCATCGGCTGCCATTTCATGGCGCAGTGGATGGACCGCGGCGTCTCCGGCTACACCCATATGGGCGGCGAGGGTGTGAACTGGATCGGCGAGAGCCGGTTCTCGAAGACCAAGCACGCTTTCCAGCAGCTCGGTGACGGCACCTACACCCATTCCGGCCAGCAGGCGATCCGCTCCGCCGTCGCGGCGAACGCCAACATCACCTACAAGATCCTCTATAACGACGCGGTGGCGATGACCGGCGGCCAGACGCTTGAGGGCGGGCTCGAGGTTTATCGCATCATCGACGAGGTGAAGGCCTACGGCGTGAAGAAGCTCGTCGTCGTGTATGACGAGAAGGAGGGGTTCGATCCCTCGAAGGTTCCCGCCGGCGTCGAGACCCGCAAGCGCGAGGAACTCGACGCGGTGCAGCGCGAGCTGCGCGAGATCGAGGGCGTGACCGCGCTGATCTATGTCCAGACCTGCGCCGCCGAGAAGCGCCGCCGCAGAAAGCGCGGCAAGTTCCCGGATATCGACAAGCGCGTCTACATCAACCCCGAGGTCTGCGAAGGCTGCGGCGATTGCGGCGTTCAGTCGAACTGCGTCGCCGTCGCGCCGCTCGACACTGAGTTGGGGCGCAAGCGCCAGATCGACCAGTCCGCCTGCAACAAGGATTTTTCTTGCCTCAAGGGCTTCTGCCCCTCTTTCGTGACACTTCACGGCGCGACGGTGAAGAAGGAGAAAGCGGCCGGGCTCGACCTCCCCGATCTGCCGGAGCCCGTCATTCCCGAGATCGACAAGGTCTGGAACACCGTGACCACCGGCGTCGGCGGCACCGGCGTCGTCACCATCGGCGCGCTTCTCGGTATGGCCGCGCATGTCGAGGGCAAGGGCGCCGGGGTGATGGAGATGGCCGGGCTCGCCCAGAAGGGCGGCGCCGTGCAGATTCATTGCCGGATCGCGGAGTCCCCAGCCGACATCACCGCGATTCGCGTCGCCACCGGTGAGGCCGATGTGGTGATTGGGGGCGATCTGCTGGTGACGGCGGGGGCCAAGACGCTGGCGCTGATGGCGAACGGGCGCACCGGCGTCGTCTGCAACACTTACGAGATCAACACCGGAGAGTTCACCCGCGACGGGGGCTTCCGCATCCCGGCGGATCGGCTTCGGCTCGGGCTGGAGGCGCGCGTCGGGGACGAGAACGTCGTCTATCTCAACGCGACGCGTCTGGCGGAGCGGCTGCTCGGCGATGCGATCTTCTCCAACGTCCTCGTTCTCGGCGCGGCCTGGCAGATGGGCCGCATCCCGCTGGCGAAAGAGTCCATCCTGAAGGCGATCGAGCTGAACGGCGCGGGCGTCGAGGGCAACAAGGCCGCGTTCGAAATCGGTCGCTGGGCCGTGGTTCACCCGGAAGAGGCCAAGAAGGCCGTCGCGCCCCGGCAGGTGGCGGCGACAACCTGGGCCGAGAAGATCGACCTTCGCCACCGGCGGTTGATCGCCTGGGGCGGTCGTAAGTGGGCCGATCGCTGGCTCGCCTCGGTCCGAGCGGCGGAGGCGGCGGAGAAGAAGATCCCCGGCGCCGACGGGTTCGCCGAGGCGGCGGCCTTCGGGCTCTTCAAGCTGATGAGCTACAAGGACGAATACGAGGTCGCCCGCCTTCACGCCGAGACGCTGGAAAGCCAGATCGGCGAGCGTTTCGACAATGTGCGAAAGATCGAGTTCCACATGGCGCCGCCGATCTTCGGCCGGAAGGACAGCAAGGGCCAGCCGGTCAAGTCTACATTCGGCCCGTGGTTGTTGCCTGTCCTGAAACGCCTCGCGAAACTCAAGGGCCTGCGCGGCACCCCGCTCGACGTGTTCGGCTATTCCGCCGAACGCAGAGCCGAGCGCGCGGCGATCGCCGAGCATGAGGCGCTCCTAGCGGAGCTGGGCGCGAATCTGACGCCGGAAACCCATGCGACGGCGGTGCAGCTCGCAGCGCTGCCGCTTCAGGTGAAGGGCTTCGGCCATATCAAGGCGGCGAACGCCAAGGCGGCGGCGGCGCGGCGCGCCGAGCTTCTCGCCGAGTTCCACAGCGGCGGCGCGCCGGTGAAGCACGCGGCGGAGTAGGGCGTCCCGGCGCTGAGCCGGGACCTGGCTCCTCCCCAGCCGGTTGATGGCGGCGCGTCAGCCCAGATAGGTCTCGTCGAGCGCGTAGCCGGCCGCCCGCACCGTGCGGATCGGGTCGTTGTCGCCGCGCCGGTTGAGCGCCTTTCTCAGCCGGCCAACATGGACATCGACCGTGCGCGTCTCAACATAGACGTCGCGCCCCCATACCATGTCGAGCAGTTGCTCGCGGCTGAAGACCCGGCCGGGCCGGCGGATCAGGCTGTCGAGCAGCCGGAACTCCTTGGGCCCGAGACGCACCTCGCGCGGGCCGCGATGTACGCGCCGTGTCTCCCGGTCCAGCGTGATGTCGCCGAAGGTCGCCACGTCGCCCGCCAGCATCGGGCGTGCGCGGCGCAGAACAGCCCTGACCCGCGCCAGAAGCTCGGTCATCGAAAAGGGCTTGGTGAGGTAGTCGTCGGCGCCGGTGTCGAGCCCTCTGATCCGGTCCTCCTCCTCACCCCGCGCGGTCAGCATGATGATCGGCGTATCGCGCATCTCGGCGCGTCCGCGGACGCGGCGGCATATCTCGATGCCCGAGACACCCGGCAGCATCCAGTCGAGGATCAGCAGGTCGGGCGCCGCCTCTTCGAGGCTGAGAAGCGCGTCGTCGCCATCGGCGCATAGCCTGACCTGGTAACCTTCCTGCGCGAGGTTGTATTCGAGCAGCGCTCCGAGCGCCTCCTCGTCCTCGACGACGGTGATATTCGCGCTCATCCGGCCGCCTCCGTCACGAACGGGGTTCGAGATCCGACGGGTCGCCCTTCGGCCGGTCGTCGCCGAGGGGTTCGCCCTTCGCTGTGTAATAGATCATTTCCGCGACATGGGTCGCATGGTCGCCGATCCGTTCCAGATTCTTGGCGATGAACAGCAGTTGCGAGCCATGACCGATGGTCCGCGGATCCTCCATCATGTAGGTCACGAGCTCCCGGAACATCGCGTTATAGGCGTCGTCGATCTCCACGTCGCGCCGCCAGACCGAGATCGCGGCTTCGACATCCGTCTTCGCATAGGCGTCCAGCACCGCCGTCAGCTGCGCCAGCGCCTGCCGGCCCATACGCACGACCGAGCCGGAAACGCGCATCGGGCTCGTGGTGGAGAGATGCTTGCCGCGCTTGGCGATGTTCTTGGCGAGGTCGCCGATCCGCTCCAGCGTCGTGGAGAGCTTCATCGCCGAGATGACGAGACGGAGATCCTGCGCCAGCGGCTGGCGCTTGACGATGACCTGCGTCGCCAGGCGCTCAACCTCGAACTCCAGCGCGTCGATGCGCTTGTCTTTCGTGATCACCTCGTCAGCCAGCGCGGAGTCGCGCTTTTCCACGCTGTCGAGCGCCAGCGCGAGCAGGGTCTCCGCCAGCCCGCCCATTTCCGAGATGCGCGCGCGCAGTTCAATAAGGTCGTCGTCGAAGGAAGTGACGATATGGCCGCCCATGTCTTGTCTCCTCAGCCGAACCGGCCGGTGATGTAATCCTGAGTCCGCTTGTCCTCGGGATTGTGGAAAATCTTTTCGGTCGCGTCGTATTCGACCATCACGCCGAGATGGAAGAACGCCGTCTTCTGACTGACGCGCGCAGCCTGTTGCATGGAGTGCGTGACGATGACGATGGCGAAAGCGCCGCGCAACTCGTCGATCAGTTCCTCCACGCGGGCCGTCGCGATCGGATCGAGCGCGGAGCAGGGCTCGTCCATGAGCAGGACCTCCGGCGAGGTGGCGATCGCCCGCGCGATGCAGAGCCGCTGCTGCTGGCCGCCGGAAAGCCCGGTGCCGGAGGCGTCGAGCCGATCCTTCACCTCATCCCAGATCGCCGCCCGACGCAGCGATGTCTCGACAATTTCGTCCATCTCCGCCCGGCTATCCGCGAGGCCGTGAATACGCGGCCCATAGGCGACATTGTCGTAGATCGACTTCGGAAACGGATTGGGCTTCTGGAAGACCATGCCGACGCGGGCGCGGAGCTGCACCGGATCGACGGATTTCGCGTTGATGTCGAACCCGTCCAGCAGGATGTCGCCCGTCACCCGGCAGATGTCGATCGTGTCGTTCATCCGGTTGAGGCAGCGCAGAAAGGTCGACTTGCCGCAGCCGGAGGGGCCGATGAAGGCGGTGACCGCCTTGTCGTCGATATCCACGCTCACATCCTTGATCGCGTGATTGTCGCCGTAATAGACATCGACGCCGGTCGCGGAGACCTTGGTGTCGGCGATCAGGGGCCGGCTATCGTCCTTCATATTCTGTCCTTCCATTTTGTCTCGCGCGGGCATCGGCTCACCAGCTTCGCTCAAACCGGCGCCTGAGGAACACGGCGATCGCGTTCATGCAGATGAGGAACGTGAGGAGCACGAGGATCGCCGCGGAGGTGCGCGAGACGAAGCCGCGTTCCGGGCTGTCGGCCCAGATGAATATTTGTGTCGGCAGGGCGGTCGCGGGCGCCATCACCCCGTCGGGCGCCGCCGTGATGAACGCGTTCATCCCGATCAGGAGGAGCGGCGCGGTCTCTCCCAGCGCCTGCGCGAGGCCGATGATCGTACCGGTCAGGATGCCGGGCATGGCGAGCGGCAGAACATGCGTGAACGCGACCTGATGCCGGGAGGCGCCGATTCCGAGCGCCGCCTCGCGGATCGAGGGCGGCACCGCCTTCAGCGCCGCACGCGTGGCGATGATGATCGTGGGCAGGGTCATCAGCGCCAGCGTCATGCCGCCGACGAGCGGCGCCGAGCGCGGCATCCCGAACCAGCCCAGGAAAACCGCAAGGGCGAGCAAGCCGAACACGACCGAAGGCACCGCCGCGAGGTTGTTGATGTTGACTTCGATCACGTCGGTGAATCGGTTCCTCGGGGCGAATTCCTCAAGATAGACGCCCGCCGCGATACCGGTCGGGAAGGAGATCAGGAAGCAGACGAGCAGCGCGTAGAACGAGCCCCAGATCGCGCCCTTCAGCCCGGCGACCTCCGGAAACCGGCTGTCGGCGTTGGTCAGGAGCGCGGTGTTGAGCGGTTTCGAGATCAGGCCGGCGGCCTCCAGCGATTCGAAGCGGGCGATGTCGTCATCGTTCAGGCGCCGCTCCGCCTCCGGCGCGTCGCGATCGACATAGCCCTTGGCGAGCTGGTCGAAAGGGTCGGAGACGGGAACGCGCATCTCGATCGTCTGACCGACGAGCGACGGATCCGCCAGCGTCATGTCGCGTAGCTGGTACTCGGCCCCCTTGGAGACGATGCCGCGCGCGGCGCGCAGCGATGCGCGATCCTCCAGCTCCGGGAAGAGCGCGGCGACGGCGTTTCCGACGATGGCGCGGTAATTGCCGCGCTGCGGGTCGTCCGCGTCGACATATTCCGCTGAAATTTCAAA encodes:
- a CDS encoding LysR family transcriptional regulator — its product is MDWDKLRVFFAVAEAGSLTHAGEALRLSQSAVSRQIRGLEESLGATLFHRHARGLILTEQGELLFGAARDMSARLNLAAARIRDAKDGDGGELRVSTTHGLGSLWLAPRLDRFFTAYPDISIDLVLTEQVLDLPMREADVALMLREPEQAELIRRPLTEAAIRFYASRGYIERFGAPQSAAEFRNHRLISYRADQKSPLPPAVTDWLAQTTEIEHKSDLSVNNYFAVMQAAETGIGIAPLPDYLSALNTDLVRVGGDLVSPTFTIYIAYADELRRSRRVLAFRDFVLAELALLRAAQ
- a CDS encoding alpha/beta fold hydrolase — translated: MITGIGAAAALPLVGCAGGTEMSETAHPPIGDFIEVNGVRLHYVDEGAGPPIVLIHGASGNLRDWTFSMVDRLKDRFRVIAIDRPGHGYSGRLAIDGADPEAQARLFAAAATALGAERALIAGHSWGGALAAAWALDRPDQVAGAAIIAGATYPWDGDGGLLYSLGAGPLSPIVGGIARLYVRGDRAGKFVAEVFAPNPVTPGYVEYVGVELALRADTFRWNAQDIDRLNDNLARISPRYGELAMPIEIVHGEADTIVGLEIHSRRLQADAQDATLIVLPGIGHMPHHVREDEVVAALDRLAVRAGFA
- a CDS encoding indolepyruvate ferredoxin oxidoreductase family protein codes for the protein MKHAEVSLGDRYDLECEQVLLNGTQALVRLMLTQKWRDSQAGHNTAGYVSGYRGSPLGGVDATFLGAKKWTEPADILFEPALNEDSGATMLWGAQQAGLRGDGTHDGVFGLWYGKGPGVDRSGDVFRHASLAGTAPLGGVLAAMGDDHTGESSTTVHQSDFAFVDAHMPILAPAGVQEIIDLGVHGYALSRFASLWVGVKCLKDTIESTAVIDGRPDRVQVTIPTDFEMPEGGLSIRLGDDRIPQEVRMQRYKRWAAHAYARANGIDKRVRGKKGAKIGVVSAGKSWLDVAHALDLLGIDEETAERIGVTVYKPAMIYPLEPTALKDWAEGLELIVVVEEKRSLIESQIKELLYDLPMRPRVVGKRDEADNVLFPVEMGLNPVDVALKLGRILFDEGVASEINTRRIEALEATANSANVEATPERTPWFCAGCPHNSSTKLPDGSIGFAGIGCHFMAQWMDRGVSGYTHMGGEGVNWIGESRFSKTKHAFQQLGDGTYTHSGQQAIRSAVAANANITYKILYNDAVAMTGGQTLEGGLEVYRIIDEVKAYGVKKLVVVYDEKEGFDPSKVPAGVETRKREELDAVQRELREIEGVTALIYVQTCAAEKRRRRKRGKFPDIDKRVYINPEVCEGCGDCGVQSNCVAVAPLDTELGRKRQIDQSACNKDFSCLKGFCPSFVTLHGATVKKEKAAGLDLPDLPEPVIPEIDKVWNTVTTGVGGTGVVTIGALLGMAAHVEGKGAGVMEMAGLAQKGGAVQIHCRIAESPADITAIRVATGEADVVIGGDLLVTAGAKTLALMANGRTGVVCNTYEINTGEFTRDGGFRIPADRLRLGLEARVGDENVVYLNATRLAERLLGDAIFSNVLVLGAAWQMGRIPLAKESILKAIELNGAGVEGNKAAFEIGRWAVVHPEEAKKAVAPRQVAATTWAEKIDLRHRRLIAWGGRKWADRWLASVRAAEAAEKKIPGADGFAEAAAFGLFKLMSYKDEYEVARLHAETLESQIGERFDNVRKIEFHMAPPIFGRKDSKGQPVKSTFGPWLLPVLKRLAKLKGLRGTPLDVFGYSAERRAERAAIAEHEALLAELGANLTPETHATAVQLAALPLQVKGFGHIKAANAKAAAARRAELLAEFHSGGAPVKHAAE
- the phoB gene encoding phosphate regulon transcriptional regulator PhoB, translating into MSANITVVEDEEALGALLEYNLAQEGYQVRLCADGDDALLSLEEAAPDLLILDWMLPGVSGIEICRRVRGRAEMRDTPIIMLTARGEEEDRIRGLDTGADDYLTKPFSMTELLARVRAVLRRARPMLAGDVATFGDITLDRETRRVHRGPREVRLGPKEFRLLDSLIRRPGRVFSREQLLDMVWGRDVYVETRTVDVHVGRLRKALNRRGDNDPIRTVRAAGYALDETYLG
- the phoU gene encoding phosphate signaling complex protein PhoU; amino-acid sequence: MGGHIVTSFDDDLIELRARISEMGGLAETLLALALDSVEKRDSALADEVITKDKRIDALEFEVERLATQVIVKRQPLAQDLRLVISAMKLSTTLERIGDLAKNIAKRGKHLSTTSPMRVSGSVVRMGRQALAQLTAVLDAYAKTDVEAAISVWRRDVEIDDAYNAMFRELVTYMMEDPRTIGHGSQLLFIAKNLERIGDHATHVAEMIYYTAKGEPLGDDRPKGDPSDLEPRS
- the pstB gene encoding phosphate ABC transporter ATP-binding protein PstB — encoded protein: MKDDSRPLIADTKVSATGVDVYYGDNHAIKDVSVDIDDKAVTAFIGPSGCGKSTFLRCLNRMNDTIDICRVTGDILLDGFDINAKSVDPVQLRARVGMVFQKPNPFPKSIYDNVAYGPRIHGLADSRAEMDEIVETSLRRAAIWDEVKDRLDASGTGLSGGQQQRLCIARAIATSPEVLLMDEPCSALDPIATARVEELIDELRGAFAIVIVTHSMQQAARVSQKTAFFHLGVMVEYDATEKIFHNPEDKRTQDYITGRFG
- the pstA gene encoding phosphate ABC transporter permease PstA, encoding MAISEITPNDWASDAAAQRLKRRYRGDRRLKLAGILSLGFAGLMLFTLVASLVGTGWQAFTQTHVRMSFEISAEYVDADDPQRGNYRAIVGNAVAALFPELEDRASLRAARGIVSKGAEYQLRDMTLADPSLVGQTIEMRVPVSDPFDQLAKGYVDRDAPEAERRLNDDDIARFESLEAAGLISKPLNTALLTNADSRFPEVAGLKGAIWGSFYALLVCFLISFPTGIAAGVYLEEFAPRNRFTDVIEVNINNLAAVPSVVFGLLALAVFLGWFGMPRSAPLVGGMTLALMTLPTIIIATRAALKAVPPSIREAALGIGASRHQVAFTHVLPLAMPGILTGTIIGLAQALGETAPLLLIGMNAFITAAPDGVMAPATALPTQIFIWADSPERGFVSRTSAAILVLLTFLICMNAIAVFLRRRFERSW